One window of Verrucomicrobiia bacterium genomic DNA carries:
- the trmD gene encoding tRNA (guanosine(37)-N1)-methyltransferase TrmD, with translation MKIDVLTLFPAMFAGPLDESIVRRAREAGLLDLTIHQLRDFTHDRHKTVDDRPFGGGPGMLLKPEPIFEAVEAIARQETRVILMSPSGRPFTQAIAREMALLDDLLIVTGHYEGFDERIREELADDELSIGDYVLTNGALPAMVVIDAVTRLLPGALGDADSSKDESFSHGLLEYPQWTRPAEFRGMRVPDVLLSGNHAEIAKWRAEQAATRTKTRRPDLTGS, from the coding sequence GTGAAAATTGATGTCCTGACTCTGTTTCCGGCGATGTTCGCCGGGCCGCTTGATGAAAGCATTGTCAGGCGTGCGCGGGAAGCCGGGTTGCTGGACCTGACGATTCACCAGTTGCGGGATTTCACGCACGACCGGCATAAGACCGTGGACGATCGCCCGTTTGGCGGCGGGCCTGGGATGCTGTTAAAGCCCGAACCGATTTTTGAAGCGGTGGAAGCGATTGCGCGGCAGGAAACGCGGGTGATTTTAATGTCGCCATCCGGCCGCCCGTTCACGCAGGCAATCGCACGGGAGATGGCTCTGCTCGACGATCTGCTGATTGTTACGGGCCATTATGAGGGATTTGATGAACGCATTCGCGAGGAGCTCGCGGACGACGAGTTATCGATCGGCGATTATGTGCTGACGAATGGAGCACTGCCGGCGATGGTCGTGATTGATGCGGTGACGCGGTTGCTCCCGGGAGCGTTGGGCGATGCGGATAGTTCAAAAGACGAATCGTTCAGCCACGGGTTGCTGGAGTATCCGCAGTGGACGCGGCCGGCAGAGTTCCGCGGCATGAGAGTTCCAGACGTGCTCCTATCGGGAAATCACGCGGAAATCGCGAAGTGGCGGGCCGAGCAGGCGGCGACACGTACAAAGACGCGCAGACCGGATTTAACGGGCAGCTGA
- a CDS encoding KH domain-containing protein, giving the protein MQAFLEYIVRGLVQNPDAVTVTPVEKEGTTIYELRLDPKDVGKIIGRQGMTINAIRSLLLAGSAKNGVRCTLEIVEDRA; this is encoded by the coding sequence ATGCAAGCCTTTCTCGAATACATCGTCAGGGGGCTCGTGCAGAACCCGGACGCGGTGACGGTGACTCCGGTGGAGAAGGAGGGCACTACGATTTATGAGCTGCGGCTGGATCCAAAAGACGTTGGCAAAATCATTGGCCGGCAGGGCATGACGATCAATGCGATCCGTTCGTTACTGCTGGCGGGAAGCGCGAAAAACGGGGTGCGCTGCACGTTGGAAATTGTGGAAGACCGGGCGTAG
- a CDS encoding DNA methyltransferase has product MQSNPQFSSSANLELNLGLDALPPRKIQERSAPVVTTEMPGQSLADQLARFCEFGEATRTLVTSIETESRKHHVPTFVNEFWTARQRQANSLHEISYRACFKPQLPRFFIARLTQPGDAVYDPFMGRGTTPVEAALLGRIPSGNDINPLSVLMTAPRLRPPTLSDIAKRVSEIDLSDAGEMPEELLVFYHPDTLRGISALRKYFKQQRASGGFDSIDAWLEMVSLNRLTGHSPGFFSVYTLPPNQAVSVKSQLKINAKRNQVPPPRDVTAILLKKSKQLLSDCTPEVRRMLSSVADSARLLTSPAAATRDLASESITLVVTSPPFLDIVQYATDNWLRCWFADIDPDNVSITTPKKIGVWQAAMTDVFRELQRVLKPGGHVAFEVGEVHGGATRLEEAVLPCGLAAGLEPLLIMINDQQFTKTANCWGVDNMSKGTNTNRIVVFRKRS; this is encoded by the coding sequence TTGCAGTCGAACCCACAATTTTCATCGAGCGCCAACCTCGAACTGAATCTTGGCCTGGATGCTCTACCCCCACGGAAGATCCAGGAACGCTCCGCCCCAGTCGTCACCACCGAAATGCCGGGCCAGAGCCTGGCAGACCAACTCGCGCGCTTTTGCGAGTTTGGAGAGGCGACGCGCACCCTCGTGACTTCAATTGAAACGGAATCCCGAAAGCATCATGTTCCCACTTTCGTCAACGAGTTCTGGACCGCGCGCCAGCGACAGGCCAATTCATTGCATGAAATCTCCTATCGTGCCTGCTTCAAACCACAATTGCCGAGATTTTTCATCGCGCGGCTGACTCAGCCTGGCGACGCGGTCTATGATCCTTTCATGGGCCGCGGCACCACGCCTGTCGAGGCCGCATTGCTGGGGCGAATCCCCTCCGGCAATGATATCAACCCACTCTCGGTGCTGATGACTGCGCCGCGATTGCGTCCGCCCACTCTTTCCGATATCGCGAAACGGGTCAGCGAAATTGATTTGTCTGATGCGGGTGAAATGCCTGAGGAACTCCTCGTGTTCTACCATCCAGACACGCTTAGAGGGATCAGCGCTTTGCGAAAATACTTCAAACAGCAACGCGCCAGCGGAGGATTCGATTCGATCGACGCTTGGTTGGAGATGGTTTCGCTCAACCGACTGACGGGCCACTCCCCGGGATTCTTTTCCGTTTACACGCTGCCGCCTAACCAGGCCGTTTCAGTAAAATCGCAGTTGAAGATCAACGCAAAGCGGAACCAGGTTCCGCCACCGCGGGACGTGACAGCCATCCTACTGAAAAAGTCGAAACAGCTGCTGAGCGATTGCACGCCAGAAGTACGTCGGATGCTTTCGTCAGTGGCGGATTCAGCGCGTCTGCTGACTTCGCCAGCCGCCGCCACACGGGATCTCGCCTCCGAATCCATCACGCTTGTTGTCACTTCGCCCCCGTTCCTGGATATCGTTCAGTATGCCACCGACAACTGGCTGCGCTGCTGGTTTGCAGATATCGATCCCGATAATGTCTCGATTACAACCCCAAAAAAAATCGGCGTTTGGCAGGCAGCGATGACGGACGTTTTTCGGGAGTTGCAACGGGTCTTGAAGCCCGGCGGCCACGTGGCATTTGAAGTCGGCGAAGTGCACGGCGGCGCAACGCGGCTCGAGGAAGCGGTCCTGCCGTGCGGACTTGCCGCAGGACTGGAACCGTTGCTCATCATGATCAACGACCAGCAGTTTACAAAGACTGCGAACTGCTGGGGCGTGGACAATATGTCCAAGGGAACCAACACGAACCGGATCGTGGTATTTAGAAAGCGAAGCTGA
- the rpsP gene encoding 30S ribosomal protein S16 — protein MSVKIRMKRIGAKNTPVFRIVVADSRSPRDGKFIEEIGVYHPLKQGDNFTLNMDRANYWISKGAQPSDTVASFIKKAGKPAA, from the coding sequence ATGTCAGTTAAAATTCGCATGAAGCGCATCGGCGCGAAGAACACTCCGGTGTTCCGCATTGTCGTGGCCGACAGCCGGAGTCCCCGCGATGGCAAATTCATCGAGGAAATCGGCGTTTATCACCCGTTGAAGCAGGGTGACAATTTCACTTTGAACATGGACCGCGCCAATTACTGGATCAGCAAGGGCGCGCAGCCGAGCGACACCGTCGCGAGCTTCATCAAGAAGGCTGGCAAACCTGCAGCTTAA